A stretch of the uncultured Desulfobacter sp. genome encodes the following:
- a CDS encoding VPLPA-CTERM sorting domain-containing protein, protein MKINKSLSVQICRDLSAFFMVGFTVASVAQAGISGDVRIDDDNHLYVLDTSVTVSNAYQLSLSGATVGWDYEDGKLYITTGGSITTSEGMSVGENNSYGAVSVDGEDSELNIGDNLYMENADLNITNGGTLTTNTANIGGEDGISYAAVFGTGSTWNNNEEIEVGSSGRGELDILDDGYVSADMIVLASEAGGSGELCIEDGGTLESSIGLIGFYDDTYGVAYVGGFGSTWTTGSLYLGGYTGTIDGTDIDYRASGNLTIANGGMVTTKELYLYEDSNLTIDVGTENTKSTLDGGAIDNEGTIRLTAGASTEAGNYSPISYNSISGDGTVKALGGTWDEEEQTFTASEQTIASIAEGETSATVSNLDLSMGQRLLITDENSDTSVGAAFVASDTPTEISFTAEVVTDDTLISLLADRLDDDADIHSIWSLSAENYDDEVYLSLYAGDEDVKEWNLWYYTESGWTELSEYSDDFIDMSYDGTYLSATVSSLGIYAVVGKTSTVPVPGAAWLLGSGLLGLAGLRRRKQ, encoded by the coding sequence TTGAAAATAAACAAATCGTTAAGCGTTCAAATATGCCGTGATCTATCGGCATTCTTTATGGTTGGCTTTACAGTGGCTTCTGTTGCGCAGGCCGGTATATCCGGAGATGTTCGTATAGATGATGATAATCACCTCTATGTTCTCGACACCAGTGTGACCGTGTCGAATGCTTACCAATTGTCCCTAAGCGGTGCAACTGTGGGGTGGGATTATGAAGATGGAAAACTCTACATTACGACCGGCGGATCCATCACAACATCCGAAGGCATGTCCGTCGGTGAGAACAACAGCTATGGTGCTGTAAGTGTCGACGGCGAAGATTCCGAGCTGAACATCGGCGACAACCTTTACATGGAAAACGCCGATCTGAACATCACAAACGGCGGTACGCTGACAACAAATACCGCTAACATCGGAGGTGAGGATGGTATCAGCTATGCCGCTGTCTTTGGTACCGGGAGCACCTGGAACAACAATGAAGAGATCGAAGTGGGTTCGTCCGGAAGAGGAGAGTTGGATATCCTCGACGATGGATACGTCTCGGCCGATATGATCGTTTTAGCTTCGGAAGCAGGCGGCAGCGGTGAGTTGTGCATAGAAGACGGCGGCACCCTGGAATCGAGCATTGGACTCATCGGGTTTTATGATGACACCTACGGTGTCGCATATGTCGGCGGATTCGGATCAACATGGACCACCGGATCTCTGTACTTGGGGGGATATACCGGGACTATCGATGGAACGGATATAGATTACAGGGCTTCAGGTAACTTGACCATTGCCAACGGGGGAATGGTTACCACAAAGGAGCTTTACCTCTATGAGGATTCAAATCTGACCATTGATGTCGGCACCGAAAATACCAAGAGCACCCTTGATGGCGGAGCCATTGATAACGAAGGAACCATCCGTCTTACCGCAGGGGCGAGCACCGAGGCCGGTAATTACAGCCCCATTTCTTACAACAGCATTTCAGGAGACGGAACCGTCAAAGCGCTGGGCGGAACCTGGGATGAAGAGGAACAGACCTTTACAGCTTCCGAGCAGACGATCGCATCTATAGCAGAAGGTGAAACCAGTGCAACGGTTTCCAACCTTGATCTGTCCATGGGGCAGCGGCTCCTGATTACTGATGAAAACTCAGACACCTCCGTTGGTGCAGCCTTTGTGGCAAGTGACACGCCAACGGAAATTTCATTTACAGCAGAAGTTGTCACCGACGATACACTAATTTCGCTTCTTGCAGACCGGCTCGACGACGACGCAGATATTCATTCCATCTGGAGTCTGTCAGCGGAAAACTATGACGACGAGGTCTATCTTTCCCTGTATGCCGGGGACGAGGATGTTAAGGAATGGAACCTCTGGTATTACACGGAAAGCGGGTGGACTGAACTTAGTGAATATAGCGATGATTTCATTGATATGAGCTATGACGGCACCTATTTGAGCGCCACCGTATCCTCCCTGGGCATCTATGCTGTAGTAGGGAAGACGTCTACCGTTCCCGTTCCGGGAGCGGCCTGGCTTCTTGGCTCAGGGCTTCTTGGCCTGGCCGGTTTGCGGCGCAGAAAGCAGTAA
- a CDS encoding DUF523 and DUF1722 domain-containing protein: MIQKTNVELSNTANAPIDIPKIKIGASTCLLGEKVGYDGNHSHDRYLTQTLSLFVDYVPVCPEVECGMPIPRESVRLVGDPAAPRLETRNTKEDKTQMMKDWIPGKLAALEKENLCGFIFKSKSPSSGLYRIRVYGDDGKVRKTGTGMFAKAFCEHFPRIPVEEAGRLNDPQLRENFIEKIFTLRRWRKLIEEQNNLGGLVAFHTQNKLLILSHSQAHYRELGKLVAKGKEIIAKEGAQALFEQYEILLLKALDLKTTIKKNINVLMHILGFFKKNLNADEKQEMLSLFDQYKQGYVPLVVPLTLVNHYVRKYDQPWLRDQTYLNPHPFELKLRNYF, translated from the coding sequence ATGATCCAAAAAACGAATGTTGAGCTATCAAATACGGCCAATGCCCCAATCGATATACCCAAAATCAAAATCGGGGCATCCACCTGTCTTTTAGGAGAAAAGGTGGGCTATGACGGGAATCACAGCCATGACCGCTATTTGACCCAGACTCTTTCCCTTTTTGTTGATTATGTACCTGTCTGTCCCGAAGTGGAGTGCGGCATGCCCATTCCCAGAGAGTCGGTGCGCCTGGTGGGAGACCCGGCTGCCCCGCGCCTGGAAACCCGGAATACCAAGGAAGATAAAACCCAAATGATGAAAGACTGGATTCCAGGAAAACTGGCCGCCCTTGAAAAGGAAAACCTGTGCGGATTTATATTTAAAAGCAAATCCCCGTCCTCGGGTCTTTACCGCATCAGGGTCTATGGTGATGACGGCAAAGTTCGAAAAACCGGAACAGGCATGTTTGCCAAAGCATTCTGCGAACATTTTCCCCGAATCCCCGTGGAAGAGGCAGGACGTCTCAATGATCCCCAGTTAAGGGAAAATTTCATTGAAAAAATTTTCACCCTCAGGCGGTGGCGCAAGTTAATTGAAGAACAGAATAATTTAGGGGGCCTTGTGGCCTTTCACACCCAAAACAAGCTGTTGATCCTCTCCCACAGCCAGGCCCATTACAGGGAACTGGGAAAACTTGTGGCCAAGGGCAAAGAGATCATCGCAAAAGAGGGTGCCCAGGCGCTGTTTGAACAATATGAGATCCTGCTCTTAAAGGCCCTTGACCTGAAAACCACCATAAAAAAAAATATTAATGTGCTCATGCATATCCTGGGCTTTTTTAAAAAGAATCTGAATGCGGATGAAAAGCAGGAGATGTTGTCCCTGTTTGACCAGTACAAACAAGGCTATGTCCCCTTGGTGGTGCCTTTGACTCTGGTCAACCATTATGTCAGAAAATACGACCAGCCCTGGTTGAGGGATCAAACCTATCTCAATCCCCATCCGTTTGAACTAAAACTGCGAAATTATTTTTAG
- a CDS encoding SDR family oxidoreductase, whose protein sequence is MSHSSESQPSPLTDKPVLVTGATGYVAGRLIPLLLESGCRVRAMGRSLEKMGARPWARHPKVQLIKGDIQDTASLERAVEGCGTIYYLVHSMISQKKAYRDADRIGAQNMVRAAAARHAEHIIYLGGLGEMDHPNISRHLVSRNEVGNILMNGNVPATVLRAAMILGSGSASFEILRYLAERLPVMITPRWVHMPTQPIAISNVLGYLLGCLNTPEVRNHAFDIGGPDIVSYKDLFTIFARTAGLPIPMMIPVPVLTPKLSALWIHLVTPVPSAIALPLTQGLSLPTICQDDRIQEIIPQELISCDQAIKRALDRISQEQVDTCWADAGELKFPEWAHCGDSDYSGGTLLKCGYKAITAATPEEIWPCIQAIGGKTGYYAADLLWEIRGVMDSLSGGVGLNRGRRSAKELRIGDALDFWRVLDCDPPKRLLLVAEMKMPGQALLEITLTQISEKKCEITLLSRFLPTGIFGMAYWYVLYPFHQYVFSSMLKGMVKSAGVKLSTKPWRFTPKIS, encoded by the coding sequence ATGTCACATTCATCTGAATCACAACCGAGCCCATTGACTGACAAGCCTGTTCTGGTTACCGGCGCCACAGGCTATGTGGCAGGACGGCTTATTCCGCTGCTTCTGGAATCCGGCTGCAGGGTCAGGGCCATGGGACGGTCATTAGAAAAAATGGGGGCACGGCCCTGGGCCAGGCATCCAAAAGTTCAATTGATTAAAGGCGATATCCAGGACACGGCTTCCCTTGAACGGGCCGTTGAGGGCTGCGGCACCATTTATTATCTGGTGCACTCCATGATTTCCCAAAAAAAAGCATACCGGGATGCCGACCGTATTGGTGCGCAAAATATGGTCAGGGCCGCAGCGGCGCGACATGCAGAACATATCATCTATCTGGGAGGCCTGGGCGAGATGGACCATCCCAATATCAGCCGCCACCTGGTCTCCAGAAATGAGGTGGGCAATATTCTGATGAACGGAAATGTTCCTGCAACTGTGCTTCGGGCAGCCATGATTCTGGGATCCGGGTCTGCCAGTTTTGAAATACTGCGCTATCTTGCCGAGCGCCTGCCGGTCATGATTACCCCCCGCTGGGTACATATGCCCACTCAGCCCATTGCCATATCCAATGTTCTTGGCTACCTTTTGGGCTGTTTGAATACCCCGGAAGTCAGAAACCATGCCTTTGATATCGGCGGTCCTGATATTGTGTCATACAAGGATCTGTTTACAATATTTGCCCGGACAGCCGGGCTGCCGATTCCCATGATGATACCCGTGCCTGTGCTTACCCCAAAGCTGTCCGCGCTGTGGATTCATCTGGTGACGCCGGTGCCCTCTGCCATTGCGCTTCCCCTTACCCAAGGGTTGAGCCTTCCCACCATCTGTCAGGATGATCGGATTCAAGAGATTATTCCCCAGGAACTGATCTCCTGTGACCAGGCCATTAAACGGGCCCTGGACCGGATCAGCCAGGAACAGGTGGATACCTGCTGGGCGGATGCCGGCGAACTGAAATTTCCTGAGTGGGCCCATTGCGGAGATTCGGATTATTCCGGGGGTACCCTGCTCAAATGCGGGTACAAGGCCATAACTGCAGCAACACCCGAGGAAATATGGCCTTGTATCCAGGCCATCGGCGGAAAAACCGGATATTATGCCGCAGATTTGCTCTGGGAGATCCGGGGGGTGATGGATAGTCTTTCCGGCGGCGTGGGGCTTAACCGGGGCAGGCGTTCTGCCAAAGAACTTCGGATAGGCGATGCCCTGGATTTCTGGCGGGTGCTGGACTGTGATCCGCCGAAACGTCTGCTGCTCGTTGCTGAAATGAAAATGCCGGGCCAGGCTCTTTTAGAGATCACGTTGACCCAAATTTCAGAAAAGAAGTGCGAAATTACCCTCTTGTCCCGATTTCTACCCACAGGAATCTTTGGTATGGCTTATTGGTATGTGCTTTACCCCTTTCACCAATATGTATTTTCTTCAATGCTTAAAGGCATGGTGAAATCGGCAGGGGTTAAACTATCAACAAAACCCTGGCGGTTTACCCCTAAAATATCATGA
- a CDS encoding MBL fold metallo-hydrolase: MTPSAFCRACVRLLFVLFLLGCSPKEKQTFSEDIWEKDVSQTREADFYAPHKKDDRYFAPWMKMPDKSFLDVLGWKLFSKTHYTKAERDFLPSVLPQTPARIQKTRGDFILWIGHNTFLIRTKEQYWLTDPIFSKRALLPKRKTPPALTLAEVNTLVKAPNIIISHNHYDHLDRRSIKRLPKASRVFVPKGLAAMVKNMNKPHTLEMDWWEEKILSPGIKLVCLPTQHWSMRINQGRNKSLWAAWLLITPRTTFYFGGDTGYFKGFKETGKKYPGIDYAFMATTAYHPRWFMHYQHMNIAEAVKGFRELGAKYFIPTQWGTFHLGSEPAGFPGLELQRFIQTRNLDSSRFKILNIGEILTIDS; encoded by the coding sequence GTGACACCTTCTGCTTTTTGCCGGGCTTGTGTGCGCCTGCTGTTTGTCCTGTTTCTTTTGGGCTGTTCCCCGAAAGAGAAGCAAACTTTTTCAGAAGATATCTGGGAAAAAGACGTATCCCAGACCCGGGAAGCAGACTTTTATGCCCCGCATAAAAAAGATGACCGATATTTTGCTCCCTGGATGAAAATGCCGGATAAAAGCTTTCTGGATGTCCTGGGCTGGAAGCTTTTTTCAAAAACCCATTATACCAAAGCGGAGAGGGACTTTCTGCCCAGCGTCCTGCCCCAAACCCCGGCGCGTATTCAAAAGACCCGTGGCGATTTTATCCTTTGGATCGGGCACAATACTTTTTTGATCCGGACAAAAGAACAGTATTGGCTCACAGATCCCATATTTTCAAAGCGCGCCTTACTCCCAAAGCGTAAAACACCGCCGGCCCTGACTCTGGCCGAAGTGAATACCCTGGTTAAGGCCCCCAATATCATCATCTCCCACAACCACTACGATCACCTGGATCGCAGGTCTATCAAGCGACTTCCCAAGGCATCCCGGGTCTTTGTGCCCAAAGGCCTGGCGGCTATGGTGAAAAATATGAACAAACCCCACACCCTTGAGATGGACTGGTGGGAAGAAAAAATTTTAAGCCCCGGCATAAAATTGGTCTGTCTTCCCACCCAGCATTGGTCCATGCGCATCAACCAGGGCCGGAACAAAAGTCTGTGGGCAGCATGGTTGTTGATTACACCTAGGACCACTTTTTATTTTGGCGGGGATACCGGCTATTTCAAAGGATTCAAAGAGACCGGGAAAAAATATCCGGGCATCGACTATGCCTTCATGGCCACCACCGCCTACCATCCTAGATGGTTCATGCACTACCAGCACATGAATATTGCCGAAGCCGTCAAAGGTTTCAGGGAATTAGGGGCAAAATATTTTATCCCCACCCAGTGGGGCACCTTTCACCTGGGCAGTGAACCTGCAGGCTTTCCCGGCCTTGAACTTCAACGGTTTATCCAGACCCGGAATCTGGACTCCTCCCGATTTAAAATTCTGAATATCGGTGAAATATTAACGATCGATTCATAG
- a CDS encoding substrate-binding domain-containing protein translates to MKKKSCFAVIAILTLLLGVLGALNAGDYALVGKSLDDENFKDAVTGCNTVAESDGDRCFLIGAQGPADARGQVLAFIKAARAGNFSGFAVSVIKSDALAKVVRQEVDVPVISFDSPFSSKDDDVSTAYVGIDNIAFGRDLARAAKQLRPGGGKVFLMGDLHDANIALRIAGVRRELSGRDNFTAEKRLDGENGWYEFKRSPWISGDEPERAIAQVSLMLKHIKPDIFISVGHWPLVNPDAYREAVAPFARDIRSGRHIMIIGVGKITPKIQNLMNTRLVHGVVSIDFFRTGREVYRYLQALSRNEAVAPRTVIPNIVKILK, encoded by the coding sequence ATGAAAAAGAAAAGTTGTTTTGCTGTTATAGCAATATTAACGTTGCTGCTGGGCGTTCTCGGCGCTTTGAATGCCGGGGATTATGCCTTGGTGGGCAAAAGTCTGGATGACGAAAATTTTAAGGATGCGGTTACGGGGTGTAATACGGTCGCCGAATCGGATGGCGACCGGTGTTTTCTTATCGGTGCCCAGGGGCCTGCCGATGCCAGAGGGCAGGTCCTTGCATTTATAAAAGCCGCCCGGGCCGGGAACTTTTCAGGATTTGCCGTCTCTGTAATAAAGTCTGATGCATTGGCAAAGGTGGTGCGGCAGGAAGTTGATGTCCCGGTGATCTCCTTTGACTCTCCGTTTTCATCAAAAGATGATGATGTTTCAACGGCATATGTGGGTATTGACAACATCGCCTTTGGCAGGGATCTGGCCAGGGCCGCCAAACAGCTTCGTCCCGGCGGCGGCAAGGTTTTTCTTATGGGGGATTTGCACGATGCCAACATAGCCCTGCGTATTGCCGGTGTCCGCCGGGAGTTAAGCGGCCGGGATAATTTTACGGCAGAAAAGCGGCTTGACGGAGAGAATGGATGGTATGAGTTTAAACGGTCTCCATGGATCTCCGGAGACGAGCCTGAGCGCGCCATCGCCCAGGTCTCTCTCATGTTGAAACATATTAAACCGGATATATTTATCAGTGTGGGCCATTGGCCACTGGTCAATCCAGACGCCTATCGTGAGGCTGTGGCGCCCTTTGCGCGGGATATCAGGTCAGGACGCCATATCATGATTATCGGTGTCGGCAAGATCACCCCAAAAATCCAAAACCTCATGAATACCCGGTTGGTTCACGGGGTTGTCAGTATTGATTTTTTTAGAACCGGCAGGGAAGTCTATCGTTATCTCCAGGCCCTGTCCCGTAATGAAGCGGTTGCCCCCAGAACCGTTATTCCCAATATCGTAAAAATTTTAAAGTAG